One segment of Bacteroidota bacterium DNA contains the following:
- a CDS encoding SprB repeat-containing protein, translating into MERWRYQRRPHRFSSRYNTITVTDAVGCIETATFTVTEPAVLGMNGTPTDVTTNGGSDGSIDVTATGGTTPYTYLWNDGDTNEDRSNLTSGTYTVTVTDANGCTEEAIFTINEPGCNEVVSGVVIDVLCNVGTDASIDVTVTGNNGTVTYLWNDGDTNEDRTGLSAGTYTVTATDAAGCIETATFTVTEPALLGMNGTPTDVTTNGGSDGSIDVTATGGTPAYTYLWNDGDTNEDRTNLTSGTYTVTVTDANGCTEEATFTVNEPGCNEVVSGVVIDVLCNGGTDASIDVTVTGNNGAVTYLWNDGDTNEDRTGLAAGTYTVTATDAAGCIETATFTVTEPALLGMNGTPTDVTTNGGSDGSIDVTATGGTPAYTYLWNDGDTNEDRTNLTSGTYTVTVTDANGCTEEATFTVNEPGCNEVVSGVVIDVLCNGGTDASIDVTVTGNNGAVTYLWNDGDTNEDRTGLAAGTYTVTATDAVGCIETATFTVTEPALLGMNGTPTDVTTNGGSDGSIDVTATGGTPAYAYVWNDGDTNEDRTNLTSGTYIVTVTDANGCTAEVTFTINEPGCSMNLSGFTVDVVCNGGADASIDLTVTGANGATTYLWSDGDTNEDRTGIAAGTYTVTATDATGCIETATFTVTEPAILGMTGTPTDVTTNGGSDGSIDVTATGGTPFYTYLWNDSDTNEDRSNLIAGTYTVTVTDANGCTEEVTFSINEPVCSMSLSGITVDIVCNGGANASIDLTVTGASGATTYLWSDGDTNEDRTGLMAGTYTVTVSDAANCVETTTFTITEPTVLGMNGTPTDVTTNGGSDGSIDVTATGGTPFYTYLWNDSDTNEDRSNLIAGTYTVTVTDANGCTEEATFSINEPGCSMSLSGITVDIVCNGGAYASIDLTVTGASGATTYLWSDGDTNEDRTGLMAGTYTVTVTDAANCVETTTFTITEPTVLGMNGTPTDVTTNGGSDGSIDVTATGGTPFYTYLWNDSDTNEDRSNLIAGTYTVTVTDANGCTEEVTFSINEPGCSMSLSGITVDIVCNGGANASIDLTVTGASGATTYLWSDGDTNEDRTGLMAGTYTVTVTDAANCVETTTFTITEPTVLGMNGTPTDVTTNGGSDGSIDVTATGGTPVYTYLWNDGDTNEDRSNLIAGTYTVTVTDANGCNAEIVIVVNQPGCKLMSSISKTNVSCYGASNGTATVSASGGLIPYTYAWSNGATTSSISGLTPGFYNVIVTDAAGCTSKSVICIFDGAKITINIASSASICGACNGTAIANVSGGKSPYAYLWSNGSTSLSTGSLCSGTYTLTITDSKGCTNVSSVKIDDEGELIDCTISKTNVNCYGGSNGSAAVNVTGGTGPYTYLWNNGATTATITSLSAGNYTVTVWSTKGCSTECSVKVGQPKSAVTSSALATNSTCGACNGTAVVNAAGGNSPYTYLWSNGQTTMTATGLCAGYYDVTVTDARGCTSMSTVKVDDISQALTCSVTKTNVSCQGGNDGSATVVVIGGTAPYTYAWSNGATTATIGGLSAGTYTVTVWSAAGCSTECSIKIGQPKSVVTCNATATNATCGGCNGTATATATGGKAPYTYLWSNGQTTMTATGLCAGNYDVTVTDSKGCSSNCTVKVDDAGSTMSASATSTNALCGACNGTATVSVSGGTMPYSYAWNNGQTGATATGLCGGNYSVVVTDANGCTAAATVKVDDKNATIVMFYRKHYPTCNGGNDGGATIKPSGGTAPYTYLWSNGSTTKHQPTLSAGIYTVTVTDANGCSASTTIKIGQPAALVAVGKGKDATCKGCDGKAKVLVDGGREPYTYLWSNGATTDVVANVCAGTYVVTVTDAGGCQTMATVVINGGQASISASISKTHSISCRGGNDGELTATATGGSAPYTYAWSNGQSGAIATNLTAGIYTVTATDANGCTGTASFSLTQPQKLVAIIGNSTNAACGLCNGTASVSASGGTAPYSYLWSNGSTSDQISSLCAGTYTVTVTDGKGCDVNTMVTITDVQDEVKAIIQVVAPVSCHGAEDGSLKAKPTSGTGPFTFLWSNGATTQVIGNLKAGKYTVTVTSAYGCTAQVMYTLVNPKDPCDKIKTAMEGEALLSKFNVYPNPTLGRFVVSFNAKQSTYYSIDIKRHQW; encoded by the coding sequence ATGGAACGATGGCGATACCAACGAAGACCGCACAGGTTTAGCAGCAGGTACAACACCATAACAGTAACAGATGCAGTAGGTTGTATAGAAACAGCAACATTCACAGTAACTGAGCCGGCCGTATTAGGCATGAATGGTACACCAACAGATGTAACCACTAACGGAGGCAGCGATGGCTCTATAGATGTAACTGCAACTGGAGGCACCACACCATACACATATTTATGGAACGATGGTGACACCAACGAAGACCGCAGCAACTTAACATCAGGTACGTATACAGTAACAGTAACAGATGCTAACGGTTGTACAGAAGAAGCCATATTCACCATAAACGAACCAGGCTGCAACGAAGTTGTAAGTGGCGTAGTAATAGATGTATTGTGCAATGTTGGAACCGATGCATCGATAGATGTAACAGTTACAGGCAACAATGGCACAGTAACCTACTTATGGAACGATGGCGATACCAACGAAGACCGCACAGGTTTATCAGCAGGTACATACACTGTAACTGCAACGGATGCAGCAGGTTGTATAGAAACAGCCACATTCACAGTAACCGAGCCAGCATTATTAGGCATGAACGGTACACCAACAGATGTAACCACTAACGGAGGCAGCGATGGCTCTATAGATGTAACTGCAACCGGTGGCACACCGGCATACACTTATTTATGGAACGATGGTGACACCAACGAAGACCGCACTAACTTAACATCAGGAACGTATACAGTAACAGTAACAGACGCAAACGGTTGTACAGAAGAAGCCACATTCACAGTAAACGAACCCGGTTGCAACGAAGTTGTAAGTGGAGTAGTAATAGATGTATTGTGCAATGGCGGAACCGATGCATCGATAGATGTAACAGTAACAGGCAACAACGGAGCTGTAACCTACTTATGGAACGATGGTGATACCAACGAAGACCGCACAGGTTTAGCAGCAGGCACATACACTGTAACAGCAACTGATGCAGCAGGTTGTATAGAAACAGCCACATTCACAGTAACCGAGCCAGCATTATTAGGCATGAACGGTACACCAACAGATGTAACAACTAACGGAGGCAGCGATGGCTCAATAGATGTAACTGCAACCGGTGGCACACCGGCATACACTTATTTATGGAACGATGGTGACACCAACGAAGACCGCACTAACTTAACATCAGGAACGTATACAGTAACAGTAACAGACGCAAACGGTTGTACAGAAGAAGCCACATTCACAGTAAACGAACCCGGTTGCAACGAAGTTGTAAGTGGAGTAGTAATAGATGTGTTGTGTAATGGCGGAACCGATGCATCAATAGATGTAACTGTAACAGGCAACAATGGAGCTGTAACCTACTTATGGAACGATGGTGATACCAACGAAGACCGCACAGGTTTAGCAGCAGGCACATACACTGTAACAGCAACAGATGCAGTAGGTTGTATAGAAACAGCAACATTCACAGTAACTGAGCCAGCATTATTGGGTATGAACGGTACACCAACTGATGTTACAACTAACGGAGGCAGCGATGGCTCAATAGATGTAACTGCAACAGGCGGCACACCGGCATACGCTTATGTATGGAACGATGGCGATACGAATGAAGACCGTACAAACCTAACATCAGGAACGTATATAGTAACAGTAACAGACGCAAACGGCTGTACTGCAGAAGTAACGTTTACCATCAACGAGCCAGGCTGTAGCATGAACTTAAGTGGCTTCACAGTAGATGTAGTATGTAATGGTGGAGCCGATGCAAGCATCGACTTAACCGTGACAGGCGCTAATGGAGCAACCACGTATTTATGGAGCGATGGCGATACCAACGAAGACCGCACAGGTATAGCAGCAGGCACATACACCGTAACTGCAACAGATGCAACAGGTTGTATAGAAACAGCCACATTCACAGTAACTGAGCCTGCTATATTAGGCATGACTGGTACACCAACAGATGTAACCACTAACGGTGGCAGCGATGGCTCTATCGATGTAACGGCAACAGGAGGCACTCCATTTTATACCTACTTATGGAATGATAGTGATACGAACGAAGATCGCAGTAACCTCATTGCCGGAACATATACGGTAACGGTAACAGATGCAAACGGTTGTACTGAAGAAGTAACATTTAGCATCAACGAACCAGTCTGTAGCATGAGCTTAAGCGGTATCACAGTTGATATAGTATGTAATGGCGGAGCCAATGCAAGCATCGACCTAACCGTAACAGGCGCTAGTGGAGCAACCACTTATTTATGGAGCGATGGCGATACCAACGAAGACCGCACAGGATTAATGGCCGGTACCTATACCGTAACTGTATCTGATGCAGCAAATTGTGTAGAGACCACAACCTTCACGATAACCGAGCCTACAGTATTAGGCATGAACGGTACACCAACAGATGTAACTACTAATGGTGGCAGCGATGGCTCTATCGATGTAACGGCAACAGGAGGCACACCATTTTATACCTACTTATGGAATGATAGTGATACGAACGAAGATCGCAGTAACCTCATTGCCGGAACATATACGGTAACAGTAACAGATGCAAACGGTTGTACTGAAGAAGCAACATTTAGCATCAACGAACCCGGCTGTAGCATGAGCTTAAGCGGTATCACAGTTGATATAGTATGTAATGGCGGAGCCTATGCAAGCATCGACCTAACCGTAACAGGCGCTAGTGGAGCAACCACTTATTTGTGGAGCGATGGCGATACCAACGAAGACCGCACAGGATTAATGGCCGGTACTTATACCGTAACTGTAACTGATGCAGCAAATTGTGTAGAGACCACAACCTTCACGATAACCGAGCCTACAGTATTAGGCATGAATGGCACCCCAACAGACGTAACTACTAATGGTGGCAGCGATGGCTCTATCGATGTAACGGCAACAGGAGGCACACCATTTTATACCTACTTATGGAATGATAGTGATACGAACGAAGATCGCAGTAACCTCATTGCCGGAACATATACGGTAACGGTAACAGATGCAAACGGTTGTACTGAAGAAGTAACATTTAGCATCAACGAACCAGGCTGTAGCATGAGCTTAAGCGGTATCACAGTTGATATAGTATGTAATGGCGGAGCCAATGCAAGCATCGACCTAACCGTAACAGGCGCTAGTGGAGCAACCACTTATTTATGGAGCGATGGCGATACCAACGAAGACCGCACAGGATTAATGGCCGGTACCTATACCGTAACTGTAACTGATGCAGCAAATTGTGTAGAGACCACAACCTTCACGATAACCGAGCCTACAGTATTAGGCATGAACGGTACACCAACAGATGTAACAACAAACGGTGGCAGCGATGGCTCTATCGATGTAACGGCAACAGGTGGCACACCAGTTTATACCTACTTATGGAACGATGGTGATACGAACGAAGATCGCAGTAACCTCATTGCCGGAACATATACGGTAACGGTAACAGATGCAAACGGTTGTAATGCAGAGATTGTGATAGTTGTTAACCAACCTGGTTGCAAGTTAATGTCAAGCATTAGCAAAACCAATGTTTCTTGCTATGGCGCAAGCAATGGAACTGCAACTGTTTCTGCTTCCGGTGGACTTATTCCTTATACGTATGCATGGAGCAATGGAGCAACAACTTCTTCAATAAGTGGTTTAACGCCAGGTTTTTATAATGTAATAGTAACGGATGCTGCTGGATGCACCTCTAAGAGTGTAATTTGCATATTTGATGGCGCGAAAATTACTATTAATATAGCATCAAGTGCCTCAATCTGTGGGGCTTGCAATGGAACAGCCATTGCGAATGTATCAGGAGGAAAGTCGCCTTATGCGTACTTATGGAGCAATGGTTCAACAAGTTTGAGCACAGGTTCATTATGCAGTGGCACATATACCCTTACAATTACGGACTCAAAAGGATGTACCAATGTAAGTTCAGTTAAGATTGATGACGAAGGAGAACTGATTGACTGCACTATTTCGAAGACCAATGTAAATTGCTATGGTGGAAGCAATGGTTCTGCTGCAGTGAATGTAACTGGAGGCACGGGCCCTTACACTTACTTATGGAATAATGGAGCTACCACTGCAACAATTACAAGTTTGAGTGCAGGTAATTATACCGTAACTGTATGGAGCACTAAAGGCTGTAGCACTGAGTGTTCTGTTAAAGTTGGTCAACCGAAGTCAGCCGTAACATCCAGTGCCCTTGCAACTAATTCAACTTGTGGCGCATGTAATGGAACTGCTGTAGTAAATGCAGCTGGTGGTAATTCACCGTATACTTACCTGTGGAGTAATGGTCAAACGACTATGACTGCAACAGGATTATGTGCCGGTTACTATGATGTAACTGTAACAGATGCAAGGGGATGTACAAGCATGAGTACAGTGAAAGTAGATGATATCAGCCAGGCATTAACATGCAGTGTGACCAAGACCAACGTAAGTTGTCAGGGTGGCAATGATGGAAGTGCAACTGTAGTTGTAATAGGAGGCACCGCCCCATACACGTATGCATGGAGCAATGGAGCAACAACAGCAACTATTGGAGGCTTATCAGCTGGAACCTATACCGTAACCGTATGGAGTGCAGCAGGATGCAGCACCGAGTGCAGCATTAAGATAGGTCAGCCTAAGTCAGTAGTAACCTGCAATGCAACAGCAACCAACGCAACCTGCGGAGGATGTAACGGCACTGCAACAGCAACAGCAACGGGTGGCAAGGCACCCTATACCTACCTGTGGAGTAATGGTCAAACGACCATGACTGCAACAGGATTATGTGCCGGCAACTACGATGTAACTGTAACCGACTCAAAAGGATGCTCTAGCAACTGTACAGTGAAGGTAGATGATGCAGGTAGCACCATGAGTGCTTCTGCTACATCAACTAACGCATTATGTGGAGCATGCAATGGCACAGCAACTGTTAGCGTAAGTGGAGGCACCATGCCATACAGCTATGCATGGAATAACGGCCAAACGGGAGCAACAGCAACCGGATTGTGTGGTGGCAACTACAGTGTAGTGGTAACCGATGCAAATGGTTGTACAGCTGCAGCTACTGTAAAGGTTGATGATAAGAATGCCACAATTGTGATGTTCTATCGTAAGCACTATCCAACTTGTAATGGCGGTAATGATGGTGGCGCAACCATAAAGCCTAGCGGAGGCACAGCACCATATACTTACCTGTGGAGCAATGGAAGCACAACAAAGCATCAGCCAACCTTATCAGCAGGTATCTATACGGTTACCGTAACAGATGCAAATGGATGCAGCGCAAGCACGACCATAAAGATAGGCCAGCCGGCAGCTTTAGTAGCTGTAGGTAAGGGCAAAGATGCAACCTGCAAAGGTTGTGATGGAAAGGCAAAAGTATTAGTTGATGGAGGACGCGAGCCATATACCTACCTGTGGAGCAATGGAGCTACAACAGATGTAGTAGCTAACGTATGTGCAGGAACCTATGTGGTAACCGTAACCGATGCGGGTGGATGTCAGACCATGGCAACCGTAGTAATAAACGGAGGCCAGGCGAGCATTAGTGCGAGCATTAGTAAAACTCACAGCATATCATGCCGTGGTGGCAACGATGGTGAATTGACAGCAACAGCAACCGGAGGCTCAGCACCATACACTTATGCATGGAGCAATGGTCAGTCGGGAGCAATAGCAACAAATTTAACAGCCGGTATCTACACGGTAACTGCAACTGATGCAAATGGTTGCACGGGCACTGCTTCGTTCAGCTTAACTCAACCACAAAAGTTGGTTGCTATCATTGGCAACAGTACCAACGCTGCTTGCGGATTGTGTAATGGAACAGCATCTGTCTCAGCTTCTGGTGGAACAGCCCCATATAGTTACTTATGGAGCAATGGTAGTACCAGTGACCAGATAAGCTCATTATGTGCTGGAACCTATACGGTAACAGTTACAGATGGTAAGGGTTGCGATGTAAACACCATGGTAACCATTACGGATGTACAGGATGAAGTGAAGGCCATTATACAAGTGGTAGCCCCTGTAAGTTGCCATGGAGCAGAAGATGGATCATTGAAGGCTAAACCTACTAGCGGCACAGGTCCATTCACCTTCTTGTGGAGCAATGGAGCAACCACGCAGGTAATAGGCAATTTGAAGGCTGGTAAGTATACAGTAACCGTAACAAGTGCTTATGGATGTACTGCGCAGGTAATGTATACCTTAGTGAATCCAAAAGATCCATGTGATAAGATTAAAACTGCCATGGAAGGCGAGGCCTTGTTGTCAAAGTTCAATGTTTATCCAAATCCAACATTAGGAAGATTTGTGGTGTCATTTAACGCTAAGCAATCAACATACTATAGCATTGATATCAAAAGACATCAATGGTAA
- a CDS encoding T9SS type A sorting domain-containing protein: MISKDINGKVVENFGKVSDEGLNEVNFDLSAYPPAVYTVRFTMNDNVQVVRVVKQY; the protein is encoded by the coding sequence TTGATATCAAAAGACATCAATGGTAAGGTAGTAGAGAACTTCGGTAAGGTATCTGACGAAGGCTTGAATGAAGTAAACTTTGATTTAAGTGCTTACCCACCAGCAGTATATACAGTTCGCTTTACTATGAACGATAATGTTCAGGTAGTGCGTGTGGTGAAGCAGTATTAA
- a CDS encoding proline dehydrogenase family protein, whose amino-acid sequence MLSFENLENAFAHKSDNDLRRASMLFSTINYAWLVRILEPLTKMAMAIGLPVKPIVKATIFKQFVGGETIEECNATIDLLHNNKVGSILDYSVEGQEGEDSFENTASEIMQTIDKARGNEKISFCVFKVTGIARFGLLEKYSAKEPLTDAEKEEWKRIANRVHRICRHAAENEVRIFIDAEESWIQQAIDDLADACMALHNKKVAWVYNTIQLYRIDRVEFLKTSHKKAQEGAYLLGVKLVRGAYMEKERARAEERNYPSPIQASKSDSDTDYDKAVRYCIDHISNIALCAGTHNEASSMLLAILMDEKGIEHSNAHVWFSQLLGMSDHISFNLACAGYNVCKYVPYGPVSAVMPYLFRRARENTSIKGQTSRELSLIKRELQRRKKGK is encoded by the coding sequence ATGTTGTCATTTGAGAATTTAGAAAATGCATTTGCGCATAAATCGGATAATGATTTGCGCAGGGCCTCCATGTTGTTTAGCACAATCAACTACGCTTGGTTGGTACGTATATTAGAACCGTTGACAAAGATGGCCATGGCTATTGGGTTGCCGGTAAAGCCTATCGTAAAAGCTACCATATTCAAGCAGTTTGTTGGTGGCGAAACGATTGAAGAATGTAACGCGACTATTGATTTGCTGCATAATAATAAGGTTGGTAGCATACTTGATTATTCGGTAGAAGGGCAGGAAGGAGAGGATTCATTTGAGAATACAGCTAGTGAGATTATGCAAACGATTGATAAGGCGCGTGGGAATGAGAAAATTTCGTTTTGTGTATTTAAAGTTACCGGGATAGCACGATTTGGATTGCTGGAAAAGTATAGTGCTAAGGAGCCATTAACAGATGCTGAAAAGGAAGAATGGAAGCGAATAGCAAACAGAGTGCATAGAATATGTAGGCATGCGGCTGAAAATGAGGTGCGAATTTTTATTGATGCTGAAGAAAGCTGGATACAACAAGCAATTGATGATTTGGCGGATGCATGCATGGCCCTTCATAACAAAAAGGTAGCTTGGGTATATAATACCATACAATTATACAGGATTGACCGGGTTGAATTTTTAAAGACATCCCATAAGAAGGCGCAGGAAGGTGCTTACTTGCTTGGTGTAAAATTGGTGCGTGGCGCTTACATGGAAAAAGAAAGAGCGCGTGCCGAGGAACGAAATTACCCATCGCCTATACAAGCATCAAAATCAGATAGCGATACCGATTATGATAAGGCTGTACGCTACTGCATTGATCATATAAGTAATATAGCCTTGTGTGCAGGTACCCATAACGAAGCAAGTAGCATGTTGCTTGCAATACTTATGGATGAAAAGGGGATAGAGCACTCTAATGCACATGTTTGGTTTTCGCAATTGCTTGGCATGAGTGACCATATAAGTTTTAATTTGGCTTGTGCCGGATATAATGTTTGTAAGTATGTGCCATACGGGCCTGTGTCGGCAGTTATGCCTTACCTGTTCAGAAGAGCACGCGAAAATACTTCGATAAAGGGCCAAACCAGCCGAGAACTTAGCCTTATAAAAAGGGAATTACAACGAAGGAAGAAGGGCAAGTAG